A DNA window from Pelomicrobium methylotrophicum contains the following coding sequences:
- a CDS encoding P-II family nitrogen regulator, whose protein sequence is MKKIEAVIKPFKLDEVREALSAIGVTGLTVTEVKGFGRQKGHTELYRGAEYVVDFLPKVKVEVVLPNHLVEQAIEAIVKSARTGKIGDGKIFVTSVEQVVRIRTGETNEAAI, encoded by the coding sequence ATGAAAAAGATCGAGGCCGTGATCAAGCCGTTCAAGCTGGACGAAGTGCGCGAAGCCCTTTCCGCCATCGGCGTCACTGGGCTCACGGTGACGGAGGTGAAGGGCTTCGGGCGGCAGAAAGGGCACACCGAGCTCTACCGGGGTGCCGAGTACGTGGTGGATTTCCTGCCCAAGGTGAAGGTGGAGGTGGTGTTGCCCAACCACCTGGTGGAGCAGGCCATCGAGGCCATCGTGAAAAGTGCCCGTACCGGCAAGATCGGCGACGGGAAGATCTTCGTCACCTCGGTGGAGCAGGTGGTTCGGATCAGGACGGGCGAGACCAACGAGGCGGCGATTTGA
- a CDS encoding NUDIX hydrolase, with the protein MNFCSNCGARVEYKVPPGDTLPRYVCPACGTIHYQNPKLVVGCIPEWEDRVLLCRRAIEPRYGYWTLPAGFMENGETTFEAALRETMEEARARVELGPLYTVYNLPHVNQVYMMFRARLLDLDFRPGEESLEVKLFGEPEVPWNELAFRTIHATLRNYFADRGRGEFPLHVGTIEPPAKN; encoded by the coding sequence ATGAATTTCTGCTCCAATTGCGGAGCCCGGGTCGAGTACAAAGTCCCCCCGGGTGACACGCTGCCGCGCTACGTCTGTCCTGCTTGCGGCACGATCCACTACCAGAACCCGAAGCTCGTGGTGGGTTGCATCCCCGAGTGGGAGGATCGGGTGCTGCTGTGCCGCCGGGCCATCGAGCCACGCTATGGCTACTGGACGTTGCCGGCGGGGTTCATGGAAAACGGCGAAACCACTTTCGAGGCCGCATTGAGGGAAACCATGGAGGAAGCCCGCGCCCGCGTGGAGCTGGGACCCCTCTATACCGTGTACAACCTGCCCCACGTGAACCAGGTGTACATGATGTTCCGGGCACGGCTCCTGGACTTGGACTTCCGCCCCGGTGAAGAAAGCCTTGAAGTGAAGCTCTTCGGCGAGCCCGAGGTTCCCTGGAACGAGCTCGCGTTCCGCACCATTCACGCCACCTTGCGCAACTATTTCGCCGACCGGGGTCGAGGAGAGTTTCCCCTGCACGTCGGCACCATCGAGCCGCCGGCGAAAAACTAA
- a CDS encoding AAA family ATPase, protein MRPSHIAAILEREFVAAASGEHTPVMLWGPPGVGKSRIIADLAQRHGVPLIDIRLSQMEPTDLRGIPFRAGDRVEWSVPAILPDRSRHGERGILFLDEITSAPPTVTAAAYQLILDRRLGEYRVPDGWAIFAAGNRQGDRGVTYVMPAPLANRFTHYEVEPHLDDWVAWAHAHRIDPRIIGFLRFRPDLLFDFDAARNPIAFPSPRSWEYAHRALAKFGADGALLLDALQACVGPSAGIELKAFIDTMERMPDIDAILEGRGGQVPKEVDLQYGVAAALVRRAMQAGRGPEARRVLGNILKYAQAFPQRELGVMLVTDMHRTLGQPLIDLPEFSDWANSITDLVLYERRVAGP, encoded by the coding sequence ATGCGCCCGTCCCACATCGCTGCCATCCTGGAGCGGGAATTTGTGGCCGCCGCTTCCGGCGAGCACACGCCCGTGATGCTATGGGGCCCGCCAGGCGTGGGTAAGTCGCGGATCATCGCGGATCTTGCCCAGCGACACGGCGTGCCCCTCATTGACATCCGACTCTCCCAGATGGAGCCCACGGACCTGCGGGGTATTCCGTTCCGGGCAGGCGACCGGGTGGAGTGGTCGGTGCCGGCGATCCTTCCTGACCGCAGCCGCCACGGCGAGCGCGGCATCCTGTTCCTGGACGAGATCACTTCTGCCCCGCCCACGGTCACGGCTGCCGCCTATCAACTCATCCTGGACCGGCGCCTGGGGGAATACCGGGTGCCCGACGGATGGGCCATCTTCGCAGCAGGGAACCGGCAGGGGGACCGGGGCGTCACCTACGTGATGCCAGCGCCGCTCGCCAATCGCTTCACCCACTACGAGGTGGAGCCGCATCTGGACGACTGGGTGGCGTGGGCCCACGCCCATCGCATCGATCCGCGCATCATCGGCTTCCTGCGCTTTCGTCCCGACTTGCTGTTCGACTTCGATGCGGCGCGCAATCCCATCGCCTTCCCTTCGCCCCGCTCGTGGGAGTACGCCCATCGGGCGCTGGCCAAATTCGGGGCCGATGGAGCGCTGCTGTTGGACGCGCTGCAGGCCTGCGTGGGACCCTCCGCCGGCATCGAGCTCAAGGCCTTCATCGACACGATGGAACGCATGCCGGACATCGACGCCATCCTGGAAGGGCGGGGCGGGCAAGTACCGAAGGAGGTGGATTTGCAGTACGGGGTTGCGGCGGCGCTGGTGCGCCGAGCCATGCAGGCGGGCCGCGGGCCCGAGGCGCGGCGGGTGCTCGGTAACATCCTCAAGTACGCGCAAGCCTTCCCGCAGCGGGAGCTGGGCGTGATGCTGGTCACCGATATGCACCGCACGCTGGGGCAGCCCCTCATCGACTTGCCGGAATTTTCCGACTGGGCCAACTCCATCACCGATCTCGTGCTCTACGAGCGGCGCGTGGCCGGGCCGTGA
- the sfsA gene encoding DNA/RNA nuclease SfsA: protein MKLPSPLIEGRLLRRYKRFLADVETRQGIVTAHCPNTGSLMGCNLPGSRVWLSRADDPARKLGHTWELVEADGVLVGIHTGRSNRLVEEAVANGIVRELQGYRLEKREVRYEGSASRADLLLVRDHHRAYVEVKNVTAAVADGIALFPDAVSSRGTRHLRRMMEVVRAGHRAVLVFCVQRGDVDEVRPADAIDPVYGKALREALATGVEVVAYRARVTPSEIALVAPIPVVCP from the coding sequence GTGAAACTTCCGTCGCCGCTGATCGAGGGACGACTTTTGCGCCGCTACAAACGCTTCCTCGCCGACGTGGAAACGCGCCAGGGAATCGTGACGGCCCACTGTCCGAACACCGGGTCTCTCATGGGCTGCAACCTGCCGGGCAGCCGGGTGTGGCTCTCCCGCGCCGACGATCCCGCGCGGAAGCTCGGCCACACCTGGGAGCTGGTGGAGGCGGACGGCGTCCTGGTGGGGATCCACACCGGTCGCAGCAACCGGCTGGTGGAAGAAGCCGTGGCGAACGGAATCGTACGGGAGCTCCAGGGTTACCGGCTGGAGAAGCGGGAGGTCCGCTATGAGGGCTCGGCGAGCCGCGCGGACCTGCTCCTCGTGCGAGACCACCACCGTGCCTACGTGGAAGTGAAAAACGTGACGGCGGCGGTGGCCGATGGAATCGCCCTGTTCCCCGACGCGGTGAGCAGCCGCGGCACCCGCCACCTGCGGCGAATGATGGAGGTGGTCCGCGCCGGCCATCGGGCGGTGTTGGTGTTCTGCGTGCAGCGGGGGGACGTGGATGAAGTGCGCCCCGCCGACGCCATCGACCCCGTCTACGGCAAAGCCCTGCGGGAAGCCTTGGCAACAGGCGTCGAAGTCGTGGCCTACCGGGCCCGGGTCACCCCGAGTGAGATCGCGTTAGTCGCCCCCATCCCGGTGGTCTGCCCATGA
- a CDS encoding vWA domain-containing protein, translating into MEASIETKLRAARTRLILETPFVGALVLHLPLVPADPRRCETVATDARAFYYNPAYIAGLSLAETQFVLAHEALHCALGHFARRNHRVRRRWDVACDHAVNWLLVDEGLKPPAGALLDPAFRGLSAEEIYPLIPEDTRALPLDLHAFDAEERALATAAAPAGGAGVQRPGRVTMQPGGSDVPAGDSATETTAGDRFRGGRAGSPLRARSDWEGAAPGDADLATAWRVRLAAAAQQALRAGRLPAGWQRLIDHMIEPRLPWRMLLERFLRGCGRDDYSFCRPSRREGAALLPRLASGVLEVVAVIDVSGSIGDEEVRGFAAELDALKSQLPARVILHACDEQLAPEGPWVFEPWAALQVPARVTGGGGTRFTPVFEWLERQGLHPDALIYFTDALGVFPGQPPPYPVLWLVKGQAPVPWGERIQLN; encoded by the coding sequence ATGGAGGCATCCATCGAGACCAAACTGCGCGCGGCGCGCACGCGCTTGATCCTGGAGACGCCGTTCGTGGGCGCCCTGGTGCTGCACCTGCCCCTGGTGCCGGCGGACCCGCGTCGCTGCGAGACTGTGGCCACCGACGCCCGCGCCTTCTACTACAATCCGGCCTACATCGCGGGGCTCTCCCTCGCCGAGACCCAGTTCGTGCTGGCCCACGAAGCGCTGCACTGCGCCCTGGGCCATTTCGCCCGCCGCAACCACCGGGTGCGCCGCCGGTGGGACGTGGCTTGCGATCACGCCGTCAACTGGCTGCTGGTGGACGAAGGGCTCAAGCCCCCGGCGGGGGCGCTATTGGATCCAGCGTTCCGCGGCCTCTCGGCAGAGGAGATCTACCCCCTGATTCCCGAGGACACCCGGGCGCTGCCCCTGGATCTGCATGCCTTCGACGCCGAAGAGCGGGCGCTTGCCACCGCCGCGGCGCCCGCCGGCGGGGCGGGCGTGCAGAGGCCGGGAAGGGTTACCATGCAGCCTGGGGGAAGCGACGTACCCGCGGGTGACTCGGCGACCGAAACGACGGCTGGGGACCGGTTTCGGGGCGGCAGGGCGGGGTCGCCATTGCGGGCCCGCTCGGATTGGGAAGGCGCGGCGCCAGGGGACGCGGACCTCGCCACTGCCTGGCGGGTGCGGCTGGCTGCGGCGGCGCAGCAGGCCCTGCGGGCTGGACGGCTGCCCGCGGGCTGGCAGCGGCTCATCGATCACATGATCGAGCCCCGGCTTCCATGGCGCATGCTGCTGGAACGGTTCCTCCGGGGCTGCGGGCGGGACGACTATAGCTTTTGCCGCCCTTCCCGGCGGGAAGGGGCGGCCCTCCTTCCGCGCCTGGCGAGCGGCGTGCTGGAGGTGGTGGCCGTCATCGACGTGTCGGGCTCCATCGGCGACGAGGAGGTGCGCGGGTTCGCGGCCGAGCTGGACGCGCTCAAAAGCCAACTGCCGGCTCGCGTCATCCTTCACGCCTGCGACGAGCAGTTGGCCCCCGAGGGGCCCTGGGTGTTCGAGCCGTGGGCGGCACTGCAGGTCCCGGCGCGGGTGACAGGTGGCGGGGGGACCCGGTTCACGCCAGTCTTCGAGTGGCTCGAGCGCCAGGGCCTCCACCCGGACGCCCTCATCTACTTTACCGACGCCCTCGGCGTATTCCCCGGGCAGCCGCCGCCTTATCCTGTCCTGTGGCTGGTCAAAGGCCAGGCGCCGGTGCCGTGGGGGGAGCGGATTCAGTTGAACTAG